A part of Caldisericia bacterium genomic DNA contains:
- the coaD gene encoding pantetheine-phosphate adenylyltransferase, protein MNKEKLKIAVYPGSFDPPTLGHFDLIKRASKIFDKLIVLVSDSKNKNYMFSKEERFLMVKEMVNDFNNVEVQMLNGLLIDYLKENKLNIVIRGLRITSDFDYEFQMSSFNKVLYPEIETIYIMSDIKYTLLSSSLVRELISNKGDISKFVPESVEKFIKSRGVK, encoded by the coding sequence ATGAATAAAGAAAAATTAAAAATTGCAGTTTATCCTGGAAGTTTTGATCCACCAACACTAGGGCACTTTGATTTAATAAAAAGAGCATCAAAAATTTTTGATAAATTAATTGTTTTAGTATCAGATAGTAAAAATAAAAATTATATGTTTTCAAAAGAGGAAAGATTTTTAATGGTTAAAGAAATGGTAAATGATTTTAATAATGTTGAAGTTCAAATGCTTAATGGTCTTCTGATAGATTATTTAAAAGAAAATAAATTAAATATTGTAATTAGAGGTTTGAGAATAACCTCTGATTTTGATTATGAGTTTCAAATGTCATCATTTAATAAAGTTCTTTATCCTGAAATTGAGACAATTTATATAATGAGCGATATAAAATACACTCTTTTATCATCAAGTTTGGTTAGAGAATTAATTTCAAATAAAGGTGATATAAGTAAATTTGTTCCAGAATCTGTTGAAAAATTTATAAAAAGTAGAGGGGTGAAATGA
- the rsmD gene encoding 16S rRNA (guanine(966)-N(2))-methyltransferase RsmD: MRITSGFLKGRKIQEVNDERVRETLDIVRESLFNSLRGSIEGKNFYDLFAGSGSVGIEAISSGASFVVFVDISFKSIKTIIENLKNLGVFDKAKVIKKDVLRFLKSRDFDLPKADFIFLDPPYQFKLGEKALEIISSSNIIKDETIIIYEHSKREIYKTNFEIVKSLKIGETILDFLVFKRGKENE; encoded by the coding sequence ATGAGAATAACATCAGGATTTCTAAAAGGAAGAAAAATTCAAGAAGTCAATGATGAAAGAGTTAGGGAGACACTTGATATTGTAAGAGAATCTCTTTTTAATTCTTTGAGAGGTTCAATTGAAGGTAAAAATTTTTATGACCTATTTGCTGGTTCTGGCTCAGTAGGAATTGAGGCTATATCCTCTGGTGCAAGTTTTGTTGTTTTTGTTGATATTAGTTTTAAGTCAATTAAGACAATAATTGAAAACCTTAAAAATTTAGGAGTTTTTGATAAAGCAAAGGTAATTAAAAAAGATGTATTAAGATTTTTAAAAAGCAGAGATTTTGATTTACCAAAAGCTGATTTTATTTTTCTTGACCCCCCTTATCAATTTAAACTCGGAGAAAAAGCACTTGAAATAATTTCAAGTAGTAATATTATTAAAGATGAAACAATAATAATTTATGAACACTCTAAAAGGGAGATTTATAAAACAAATTTTGAAATAGTGAAAAGTTTAAAAATTGGTGAAACAATTTTAGATTTTTTAGTTTTTAAGAGAGGAAAAGAGAATGAATAA
- the recG gene encoding ATP-dependent DNA helicase RecG, which yields MIERLIDILILERKRKFDNKSVIGGLTTFLNNNLSNLELYGIDIKKLKKLIKEYEEENIEKRKKIFWEIFNEILDGLFKRREFDLEKIPGIGEKRKEILLKIGVKNSYDLIYYFPRKYIDFGKLTKIINVKNGEYAQIQGEVLSVEKKNIRHNLSILKVKFFDGTSSLFGIWFNQPYLEKFFRKGKRFLIMGEVSYNFGEWQMENPDFEEIESFKDELKEKIVPIYSQTKGITSKIISNHINEALKLTEKFIFDPLPREIIKKRDLVPLNFALKNIHFPESKENLKKSEFRLKYEELFLFQLFLQIRKMKIKEKMGLKYDIKDEYRERFIKTLPFTLTNGQLKVMNEIEEDLKSGKIMNRLLHGEVGSGKTVVAAYALYLSTLNKTQGTMMSPTEILAIQTYNNVKKFLSPFGIKVEILTGSTKNKNEIKSRLKEGEIDIIIGTHALIEEDTEFKNLSLVIVDEQHRFGVLQRGALVKKGNYPHTLVLSATPIPRTLALSIYGDLDISTIDELPPGRRPVKTIVFPREEKEKAYEFVRERLRDGEKIYVVCPLIEESEKMEIASVKEKYEDFKEIFKGVKIDILHGRMKGDEKEEKIKNFREGDTQILISTSVIEVGIDVPEANVILVEDAQRFGLLTLHQLRGRVGRGDKESYCLLILSNYDKDSLRRVRVLEKTNSGLEISEWDLKFRGTGELGGERQHGVSDFKIVNLLSEDDFEILKVAREDAEYFIKNNSILDYPYLIKELSLRFKDFKLLDIS from the coding sequence ATGATTGAGAGATTAATTGATATTTTAATCTTAGAGAGAAAAAGAAAATTTGACAATAAATCTGTAATTGGTGGGTTAACAACTTTTTTAAATAATAATTTATCTAATTTAGAATTATATGGAATAGATATAAAAAAATTAAAAAAATTAATAAAAGAGTATGAAGAAGAAAATATTGAGAAAAGAAAAAAGATTTTTTGGGAGATATTTAATGAGATTTTGGATGGATTATTCAAAAGGAGAGAATTTGATCTTGAAAAAATTCCTGGTATTGGAGAAAAAAGAAAAGAGATTTTATTAAAAATTGGAGTTAAAAATTCATATGACCTAATTTATTATTTTCCTAGAAAATATATTGATTTTGGTAAATTAACTAAAATTATAAATGTTAAAAATGGAGAATATGCACAGATTCAGGGAGAGGTTTTATCTGTTGAAAAGAAAAACATAAGACATAACCTATCAATTTTAAAAGTTAAATTTTTTGATGGAACTTCAAGTTTATTTGGTATCTGGTTTAATCAACCATATCTTGAAAAGTTCTTTAGAAAAGGTAAAAGATTTTTAATTATGGGTGAAGTATCATATAATTTTGGCGAATGGCAAATGGAAAATCCAGATTTTGAAGAGATAGAAAGTTTTAAAGATGAATTAAAAGAAAAAATTGTTCCTATCTACTCACAAACAAAAGGTATAACTTCAAAAATAATATCAAATCATATAAATGAAGCATTAAAATTAACTGAGAAATTTATCTTTGATCCACTACCAAGAGAGATAATAAAAAAAAGAGATCTTGTGCCACTTAATTTTGCATTAAAAAATATACATTTTCCTGAGTCAAAAGAAAATTTAAAAAAAAGTGAATTTAGATTAAAATATGAAGAGCTCTTTCTATTTCAACTATTTCTTCAAATAAGAAAAATGAAAATTAAAGAGAAAATGGGGTTAAAATATGATATTAAAGATGAATATAGAGAAAGATTTATTAAAACTCTTCCATTTACACTAACAAATGGTCAACTTAAAGTTATGAATGAGATTGAGGAAGATTTAAAAAGTGGAAAAATTATGAATCGCTTATTACATGGAGAAGTTGGTAGTGGAAAAACAGTTGTTGCAGCATATGCTCTTTATCTATCAACTTTAAATAAAACTCAAGGAACAATGATGTCTCCAACAGAAATTCTTGCAATTCAAACTTATAACAATGTTAAAAAATTTCTTTCACCTTTTGGTATAAAAGTTGAAATTTTGACAGGTAGTACAAAAAATAAAAATGAAATAAAGAGCCGCCTCAAAGAGGGAGAAATTGATATAATAATTGGAACACATGCTTTAATTGAAGAAGACACAGAATTTAAAAATTTATCTCTTGTTATAGTTGATGAACAGCATAGATTTGGAGTATTACAAAGAGGAGCTCTTGTTAAAAAGGGAAATTATCCACACACTCTTGTTTTATCTGCAACCCCTATTCCAAGAACACTTGCATTATCAATTTATGGTGATCTTGATATTTCAACAATAGATGAACTTCCACCAGGTAGAAGACCTGTTAAAACAATTGTTTTTCCAAGAGAAGAAAAAGAAAAAGCATATGAATTTGTAAGAGAGAGATTAAGGGATGGTGAAAAAATTTATGTTGTTTGCCCTCTAATTGAAGAGAGTGAAAAGATGGAAATTGCATCAGTTAAGGAAAAATATGAAGATTTTAAAGAAATTTTTAAAGGAGTTAAAATAGATATTTTACATGGAAGAATGAAAGGTGATGAAAAAGAAGAAAAAATTAAAAATTTCAGAGAAGGAGACACACAAATTTTAATATCAACAAGTGTTATAGAAGTTGGGATAGATGTGCCTGAAGCAAATGTTATTCTTGTTGAAGATGCACAAAGATTTGGTCTTTTAACTTTGCATCAATTAAGAGGGAGGGTTGGAAGAGGAGATAAAGAATCTTATTGTCTTTTAATACTTTCAAATTATGATAAGGATTCTTTAAGAAGGGTAAGAGTTCTTGAAAAAACAAATTCAGGACTTGAAATTTCAGAGTGGGATTTAAAATTTAGAGGGACAGGAGAGTTGGGTGGTGAAAGACAACACGGAGTTTCAGATTTTAAAATTGTTAATCTTTTAAGTGAAGATGATTTTGAAATATTAAAAGTTGCAAGAGAAGATGCTGAATATTTTATTAAAAATAACTCTATTCTTGACTATCCATATCTTATAAAAGAACTTTCTTTAAGATTCAAAGATTTTAAACTTCTTGATATATCATGA
- the dprA gene encoding DNA-processing protein DprA — protein sequence MKNLLDLINLYGDKEVILKILKIPISRKKKWELIKNDLIHREISHLNFDEERKELEIYKNNGINFITFLDENYPEILKEIFDPPIALFYKGKLKKDFLGVSIVGTRRCSEYGKYVSEDLSSFLVKYGIVIISGLAYGIDTYAHIGAIKGGGETYAILGGGLNNIYPSKNLTLAKKIEENGALISEYFPDEKPKDFHFPERNRIISGLSKVLVLVESPLKSGALITVDFAIDFGREVFAVPGQINSEKSEGCHKIIKEGANILCKYSDILEFLNIKHFERELPILDEDEKRILELVPYTITYIDDITNSPKDLPILVSLESKGLIQSFPGNFYMRKKIR from the coding sequence ATGAAGAACCTTTTAGATTTAATAAACCTTTATGGTGATAAAGAGGTTATTTTAAAAATTTTAAAAATTCCTATTTCAAGAAAGAAAAAATGGGAATTAATTAAAAATGATTTAATTCATAGAGAAATTTCTCATTTAAATTTTGATGAAGAGAGAAAAGAGTTAGAAATATATAAAAACAATGGAATTAATTTTATAACATTTCTTGATGAGAATTATCCTGAAATTTTAAAAGAGATTTTTGATCCACCAATTGCTCTATTTTATAAAGGAAAATTAAAAAAAGATTTTTTAGGAGTAAGTATTGTCGGTACAAGAAGATGCAGTGAATATGGAAAGTATGTAAGCGAAGATCTCTCATCATTTCTTGTAAAATATGGAATTGTTATAATAAGTGGTCTTGCTTATGGAATAGATACTTATGCTCATATAGGAGCAATTAAAGGGGGCGGAGAAACTTATGCAATTTTAGGTGGTGGTTTAAACAATATTTATCCATCAAAAAATTTAACACTTGCTAAAAAGATAGAAGAGAATGGAGCATTAATTTCAGAATATTTTCCAGATGAAAAACCAAAAGATTTTCATTTTCCAGAAAGAAATAGAATTATTTCAGGATTATCTAAGGTTCTTGTTCTTGTTGAATCACCATTAAAAAGCGGTGCATTAATAACAGTTGATTTTGCTATTGATTTTGGAAGAGAAGTTTTTGCTGTTCCAGGTCAAATCAACAGTGAAAAATCTGAAGGATGTCATAAAATAATAAAAGAAGGTGCAAATATATTATGTAAATATTCAGACATTCTTGAATTTTTAAATATTAAACATTTTGAGAGAGAACTTCCTATTTTAGATGAGGATGAGAAGAGAATTTTAGAATTAGTTCCTTATACAATAACATATATTGATGATATAACTAACTCACCAAAAGATTTACCTATACTTGTTTCTCTTGAAAGTAAAGGGCTTATCCAAAGTTTTCCAGGTAATTTTTATATGAGGAAAAAGATAAGATGA
- a CDS encoding MBL fold metallo-hydrolase: MKIYPLAGETLGVRSTSIFVETLDLKILIDPGFSIPKLKNSYPPTPYEFRVGDNIKKIIKEKIDISDLIIITHYHLDHFSFYEDYYKDKIVFIKDPVNFISDNQKERAKKLLDILEKNSKYYRIANGEIIFNKTKIKFSEIFPHGLDENMGGVISILIDDGEKFLYTSDISGFSSENSEYFVIKEFPDILIFDGPVLEVLDKAIYNTEKILNETNIKIFIMEHHPYRELDYKEKLKDYFLIFKKNGKPILNYASFLNKEENLLEAERKIFYEEPFRFNKPLW, encoded by the coding sequence ATGAAAATATATCCATTAGCAGGCGAAACTCTTGGTGTAAGAAGTACATCTATTTTTGTTGAAACTCTTGATTTAAAAATTTTAATTGACCCAGGTTTTTCTATTCCAAAATTAAAAAATTCTTACCCACCAACTCCTTATGAGTTTAGAGTAGGAGATAATATTAAAAAAATTATAAAAGAAAAAATAGATATATCTGATTTAATAATAATAACTCATTATCATTTAGATCACTTTTCTTTTTATGAAGATTATTATAAAGATAAAATTGTTTTTATTAAAGATCCAGTAAATTTTATAAGTGATAATCAAAAAGAAAGAGCAAAAAAACTTTTAGATATATTAGAAAAAAATTCAAAATATTATAGAATTGCTAATGGTGAAATAATTTTTAATAAAACAAAAATTAAATTTTCAGAAATATTTCCGCATGGATTAGATGAAAATATGGGTGGTGTTATATCAATTTTAATTGATGATGGAGAGAAATTTTTATATACCTCAGATATTTCTGGATTTTCAAGTGAAAATTCAGAATATTTTGTAATAAAAGAATTTCCTGATATTTTAATTTTTGATGGCCCAGTTTTAGAAGTTCTTGATAAAGCAATTTATAATACTGAAAAGATCCTTAATGAAACAAATATTAAAATATTTATTATGGAACATCATCCATATAGAGAATTAGATTATAAAGAAAAATTAAAAGATTATTTTTTAATATTCAAAAAAAATGGAAAACCTATTTTAAATTACGCTTCTTTTTTAAATAAAGAAGAGAATCTTCTTGAAGCAGAGAGAAAAATTTTTTATGAAGAACCTTTTAGATTTAATAAACCTTTATGGTGA
- the miaB gene encoding tRNA (N6-isopentenyl adenosine(37)-C2)-methylthiotransferase MiaB: MIKFHIKTFGCQMNEYTSLYLSSLLSSKGLESDVKNADYIIVNTCAVREKVKHKIYSYIGKVNKIKKKEAKLIVIGCLGEINKDEIEKKFKPYIVGLYDKEEELFTLAKEIEGEVIKKGVPLISRYLPIIFGCNHFCSYCIVPFARGFEKSKPFDLILREAEEIYKEGAREIVLIGQNVNDYGKDLGLEDGFLKILKEVSKIPFERISFLTSHPKNFKLEWIDELKDIKNLLQLFHLPLQSGSNKVLKLMRRGYTIEEYLRIIEKIRDVFKDASITTDLLVGFPGEDEEDFLQTIDAVKKIEFDRAFMFSYSKRPKTYSEKLECEIPESEKLRRLNYLIKIQDEITLKKYKEFIGKEVEVLIENIKDGKGIGKEKGGRVVIVDGIKEEDFGKIIKTKIDKVNIRELFGKKI, translated from the coding sequence GTGATAAAATTTCACATAAAAACTTTTGGTTGTCAGATGAATGAGTATACATCACTCTATTTATCTTCCCTTTTGTCATCAAAAGGATTAGAGAGTGATGTTAAAAATGCTGATTATATTATTGTTAATACATGTGCAGTTAGGGAAAAGGTAAAACATAAAATCTATTCATATATTGGAAAAGTTAATAAAATTAAGAAAAAAGAAGCAAAACTTATTGTTATAGGTTGTCTTGGTGAAATTAATAAAGATGAAATAGAAAAGAAATTTAAACCATATATTGTAGGTCTTTATGATAAAGAAGAAGAACTTTTCACATTAGCAAAAGAAATTGAAGGAGAAGTTATTAAAAAAGGAGTGCCTCTTATTTCAAGATATCTTCCTATAATTTTTGGTTGCAATCACTTTTGTTCATACTGTATTGTTCCTTTTGCAAGAGGTTTTGAGAAAAGCAAACCCTTTGATTTAATTTTAAGAGAAGCAGAAGAAATTTATAAAGAAGGTGCAAGAGAAATAGTTTTAATTGGTCAAAATGTAAATGATTATGGAAAAGATCTTGGTTTAGAAGATGGATTTTTAAAAATTTTAAAAGAAGTTTCAAAGATTCCCTTTGAAAGAATCAGTTTTTTAACTTCTCACCCAAAAAATTTTAAATTAGAGTGGATTGATGAATTAAAAGATATTAAAAATTTACTTCAACTTTTTCACCTACCTCTACAAAGTGGTTCAAATAAAGTTTTAAAACTCATGAGAAGAGGATATACAATTGAAGAATATTTAAGAATTATAGAAAAAATAAGAGATGTCTTTAAAGATGCATCAATTACCACAGATTTGCTTGTTGGGTTTCCTGGAGAGGATGAAGAAGATTTTTTACAAACAATTGATGCTGTTAAAAAAATTGAGTTTGATAGAGCATTCATGTTTAGTTATTCAAAGAGACCAAAAACATATTCTGAAAAACTTGAATGTGAAATTCCAGAAAGTGAAAAATTGAGAAGGTTAAATTATCTTATAAAAATTCAAGACGAAATTACTCTTAAAAAATATAAAGAATTTATTGGAAAAGAGGTTGAAGTTTTAATAGAAAATATAAAAGATGGCAAGGGAATTGGAAAAGAAAAGGGGGGAAGAGTTGTTATAGTTGATGGGATAAAAGAGGAAGATTTTGGAAAAATTATAAAAACAAAAATAGATAAAGTAAACATAAGAGAGCTTTTTGGGAAGAAAATATAG
- a CDS encoding TIGR00282 family metallophosphoesterase, which translates to MRILFIGDIVGESGRRVLRETLQKIIIEEKIDLTIANVENLSGGFGITLEKFEEILSFGVNVATSGNHIWDNKEYKKVFEKYPNLILRPLNYPDGTPGKGSTILDVNGNKVLIINIQGRTFMEPIDCPFRKIDDELKKYSDIIIKIVDFHAEATSEKRAMLHFLSGKISTLIGTHTHVQTSDEEILPTGTSYITDVGMTGSFDSVIGIKKELAIQHFITKLPTRFEVAKDDLRLNSVLLEINEKNGKTLMIKRYNLNLRKEGVTHGEKTSGT; encoded by the coding sequence ATGAGAATACTTTTTATAGGTGATATAGTTGGTGAATCAGGAAGGAGGGTCTTAAGAGAGACCCTCCAAAAAATTATAATAGAAGAAAAAATAGATTTAACTATTGCAAATGTTGAAAATCTTTCAGGTGGTTTTGGTATAACTTTAGAAAAGTTTGAAGAGATTTTGAGTTTTGGAGTAAATGTTGCAACAAGTGGAAATCATATATGGGATAATAAAGAATATAAAAAGGTTTTTGAAAAATATCCTAATCTTATTTTAAGACCTCTTAATTATCCAGATGGCACACCAGGAAAAGGAAGTACAATTTTAGATGTTAATGGAAATAAAGTTTTAATAATAAACATTCAAGGAAGAACATTTATGGAGCCTATTGATTGTCCTTTTAGAAAAATTGATGATGAATTAAAAAAATATAGTGATATAATAATTAAAATAGTAGATTTTCATGCAGAGGCTACAAGTGAAAAAAGAGCAATGCTTCATTTTCTTTCTGGTAAAATTTCTACACTAATTGGTACACATACACATGTTCAAACCTCCGATGAAGAGATATTACCTACTGGAACCTCTTACATAACAGATGTTGGTATGACTGGAAGTTTTGATTCTGTTATTGGAATAAAGAAAGAATTAGCAATTCAACATTTTATAACTAAACTTCCAACAAGATTTGAGGTTGCAAAAGATGACCTTAGATTAAATTCTGTATTACTTGAAATTAATGAAAAAAATGGTAAAACTTTAATGATAAAAAGATATAACTTAAACCTTAGAAAAGAGGGGGTAACACATGGAGAAAAAACTTCAGGAACTTAA
- the rny gene encoding ribonuclease Y: MNLSLIAYEILIIVVFLLGGLVGFYIRRFVAESKIGGAEKEAQRIKEMAVQEAESRSKEIISKAREEAVRIRNETEKDLKLRKQEIQKLEAKLIQREEMLEKKLESIDRREKTIVQKEEEIRKMREALARQYEKHKQELLRIANLTEEEAKKELMEKLEKELSLDLSKKIKEYEDKLKEIEKMKAQEIISTAIQRTAVDFVAESTITVVPLPNDEIKGRIIGREGRNIRTFESLTETELIIDDTPEAVVISSFDPIRREIARLTLEKLILDGRIHPSRIEELYEKARQEMEEKIMEEGEKALLELNIVDMNKDLVKLIGKLKFRTSFGQNVLKHSLEVAYLAGIIAGELQMDIQKAKRAGLLHDIGKALDKEVEGPHAQIGAELLRKYGEDEEIIHAIQAHHYDVPLEKPLDFIIQAADAISASRPGVRNESIEQYIKRIEELERIATSFEGVEKAYALQAGREVRVFVKPDSIDDSLLPKLAYDIAKKIENEVVYPGQIKVLVVRESKALGYAK; the protein is encoded by the coding sequence ATGAATTTATCATTGATAGCATATGAAATTTTAATAATAGTTGTTTTTCTCTTAGGAGGGTTAGTTGGTTTTTATATAAGAAGATTTGTTGCAGAAAGTAAAATTGGTGGTGCAGAAAAAGAGGCGCAAAGAATTAAAGAGATGGCTGTTCAAGAAGCAGAATCAAGATCAAAAGAGATAATATCAAAGGCAAGAGAAGAAGCAGTAAGAATAAGAAATGAGACAGAAAAGGATCTTAAATTAAGAAAACAAGAGATTCAGAAACTTGAAGCAAAACTTATACAAAGAGAGGAAATGCTTGAAAAGAAACTTGAATCAATTGATAGAAGAGAAAAAACAATTGTCCAAAAAGAGGAAGAGATAAGAAAAATGAGAGAAGCACTTGCGAGACAATATGAAAAACATAAACAAGAACTTCTTCGTATTGCAAATTTAACTGAAGAAGAAGCAAAAAAAGAGCTTATGGAAAAATTGGAAAAAGAGTTAAGTTTAGATTTAAGTAAGAAAATAAAAGAATATGAAGATAAATTAAAAGAAATTGAAAAAATGAAAGCACAAGAGATAATTTCAACAGCAATTCAGAGAACTGCAGTTGATTTTGTTGCAGAATCTACAATAACTGTTGTACCACTTCCAAATGATGAAATAAAAGGAAGGATTATAGGAAGAGAAGGAAGAAATATAAGGACATTTGAGTCATTAACTGAAACAGAACTTATTATTGATGATACACCAGAGGCGGTTGTAATATCTTCTTTTGACCCAATTAGAAGAGAAATAGCAAGGTTAACCTTAGAAAAATTAATACTTGATGGAAGAATTCACCCTTCAAGAATTGAAGAGTTGTATGAGAAAGCAAGACAAGAGATGGAAGAGAAAATTATGGAAGAGGGAGAAAAAGCACTTTTAGAATTAAACATAGTTGATATGAATAAAGATCTTGTAAAACTTATAGGAAAATTAAAATTTAGAACAAGTTTTGGTCAAAATGTTTTAAAACACTCTCTTGAAGTTGCTTATCTTGCAGGGATTATAGCTGGTGAACTTCAGATGGATATTCAAAAAGCAAAAAGAGCAGGTCTTTTACATGATATAGGTAAAGCGCTTGATAAAGAGGTTGAAGGACCTCATGCTCAAATTGGAGCAGAACTTTTAAGAAAGTATGGTGAAGATGAAGAGATAATTCATGCAATTCAAGCACATCACTATGATGTTCCACTTGAAAAGCCACTTGATTTTATAATTCAGGCAGCAGATGCAATTTCAGCATCTCGTCCAGGTGTAAGAAATGAATCAATTGAACAATACATAAAAAGAATTGAAGAATTAGAAAGAATAGCAACTTCATTTGAAGGAGTTGAAAAAGCATATGCACTTCAAGCAGGAAGAGAAGTTAGAGTTTTTGTAAAACCAGATTCTATTGATGATTCTCTTTTGCCAAAACTTGCATATGATATTGCAAAAAAAATTGAAAATGAAGTTGTTTATCCAGGACAGATTAAAGTTTTAGTTGTAAGAGAAAGTAAAGCACTCGGATATGCAAAATGA
- a CDS encoding RecX family transcriptional regulator has translation MKLIKNGYKKEEIDEVIEYLIQKNIIDDFSLIERKINYLQRRGWGELKIYKYLIELGLDKNFVKDGIKKYLDHKLEKENIKKFSKRKAEFEKKVRYLINKGFKESLILEVLKEKED, from the coding sequence ATGAAATTAATTAAGAATGGATATAAAAAAGAAGAAATTGATGAGGTAATTGAATATCTTATTCAAAAAAATATCATAGATGATTTTTCTCTTATTGAGAGAAAAATTAATTATTTACAGAGAAGAGGTTGGGGAGAATTAAAAATATATAAATATTTAATAGAGTTGGGTTTAGATAAAAATTTTGTAAAAGATGGAATAAAAAAATATTTAGATCATAAACTCGAAAAAGAAAACATTAAAAAATTTTCAAAAAGAAAGGCCGAGTTTGAAAAAAAGGTCAGATACCTAATAAACAAAGGTTTCAAAGAATCTTTAATTTTAGAAGTTCTTAAAGAAAAGGAGGATTAG
- the recA gene encoding recombinase RecA, whose amino-acid sequence MMADEKEKMLNITISDIEKRFGKGSIMKLGEKRELLDTEVISSGILTLDIALGAGGYPRGRIIEIFGQEGSGKSTVALEAVAEVQRQGGYAVYIDAEHALDPSYAEAIGVDLAKLYISQPDYAEQALEIAETLARSGAIDILVIDSVAALVPKTELEGEIGDQFMALQARLMSQTLRRLNTAISKSKTVAIFVNQVREKLGVMFGNPEVTPGGRALKFYSTIRIEIRKGDSIKEGETIIGTSVKAKVVKNKIAPPYKEAFFDIIYGKGVLKSGCIFDAAVELGIIEKSGTWYSYKGERISQGRKNVLEFFEKNPDLLKEIEKEVRKKVFPEKEEVKENK is encoded by the coding sequence ATAATGGCTGATGAAAAAGAGAAGATGCTAAATATAACAATTTCTGATATAGAAAAAAGATTTGGCAAGGGCTCCATAATGAAACTCGGAGAAAAAAGGGAGCTCCTTGATACTGAAGTTATATCTTCAGGAATATTAACACTTGATATTGCACTTGGCGCTGGAGGATATCCAAGAGGAAGAATTATTGAAATTTTTGGACAAGAAGGAAGTGGTAAATCTACTGTTGCGCTTGAGGCAGTTGCTGAAGTTCAAAGGCAAGGTGGTTATGCAGTTTATATTGATGCAGAACACGCTCTTGACCCCTCTTATGCTGAGGCAATTGGTGTTGATTTAGCAAAATTATATATTTCTCAACCTGATTATGCTGAACAAGCTTTAGAGATTGCTGAAACATTAGCAAGAAGTGGCGCAATAGATATTCTTGTTATTGATTCAGTTGCAGCTCTTGTTCCAAAAACTGAACTTGAAGGAGAGATTGGTGACCAATTTATGGCACTTCAAGCAAGACTTATGTCACAAACTTTAAGAAGATTAAACACTGCAATATCAAAATCAAAAACTGTTGCAATATTTGTAAACCAAGTTAGAGAAAAACTTGGAGTTATGTTTGGTAATCCTGAAGTAACTCCAGGTGGAAGAGCACTAAAATTTTATTCAACTATAAGAATTGAAATAAGAAAAGGAGACTCTATAAAAGAAGGTGAGACTATAATCGGAACTTCAGTTAAAGCAAAAGTTGTTAAAAATAAAATTGCTCCACCTTATAAAGAGGCATTTTTTGATATAATATATGGAAAAGGAGTTTTGAAATCTGGATGTATTTTTGACGCTGCAGTTGAACTTGGAATAATTGAAAAGAGTGGAACTTGGTATTCATATAAAGGAGAAAGAATATCTCAGGGAAGAAAGAATGTTTTAGAATTTTTTGAAAAAAATCCAGACCTATTAAAAGAGATAGAAAAAGAGGTAAGAAAAAAAGTTTTTCCTGAGAAAGAAGAAGTTAAAGAAAATAAATAA